Proteins co-encoded in one Ooceraea biroi isolate clonal line C1 chromosome 9, Obir_v5.4, whole genome shotgun sequence genomic window:
- the LOC105287064 gene encoding ATP-binding cassette sub-family F member 2, translating to MPSDAKKKQQQKKKEAAKARQSGKKSTQSNNQAKTAEDAKEQSPTVGNLQNGTNGTTISTEEALCLKLEADARLNSEARSCTGSLASHPRSRDIKISNFSITFHGCELLQDTMLELNCSRRYGLLGLNGSGKSTLLAVLGNREVPIPEQIDIFHLTREMPASNKTALECVMEVDEERVRLEKLADELVDCDEEDAQEQLMDVYERLDDMSADTAEARAAHILHGLGFTAKMQRTPTKDFSGGWRMRIALARALYVKPHLLLLDEPTNHLDLDACVWLEEELKTYKRILVIISHSQDFLNGICTNIIHVNKKQLKYYTGNYEAFVKTRMELLENQAKQYNWEQDQIAHMKNYIARFGHGSAKLARQAQSKEKTLAKMVAQGLTEKVVNDKILNFYFPSCGTIPPPVIMVQNVSFRYNDDAPWIYKNLEFGIDLDTRLALVGPNGAGKSTLLKLLYGDLVPTSGMIRKNSHLRIGRYHQHLHELLDLDISPLDYMMKAFPEVKEREEMRKIIGRYGLTGRQQVCPIRQLSDGQRCRVVFAWLAWQVPHLLLLDEPTNHLDMETIDALADAINDFDGGMVLVSHDFRLINQVAEEIWVCENGTVTKWSGNILNYKEHLKNKVLSDNQKRQKDLTSRGK from the exons ATGCCGTCCGACGCGAAGAAAAAGCAGCaacagaagaagaaggaggctGCGAAGGCGAGGCAGTCCGGCAAAAAATCGACGCAGAGCAACAACCAAGCGAAAACCGCTGAAGATGCCAAGGAGCAGAGCCCGACGGTGGGGAACCTGCAGAATGGCACCAATGGCACGACTATTAGCACTGAAG AGGCATTGTGTCTGAAATTGGAAGCAGATGCCAGATTGAATTCAGAGGCACGTTCGTGCACCGGATCATTGGCTTCGCATCCACGTAGCCGGGATATAAAGATATCTAACTTTTCTATTACTTTCCATGGCTGTGAACTGCTACAAGACACCATGTTGGAGTTGAATTGTAGTAGACGATACGGTTTACTAGGTCTAAATGGCTCTGGGAAGTCTACATTGTTGGCGGTGCTAGGAAACCGCGAAGTTCCTATTCCGGAGcaaatagatatttttcacTTGACTAGAGAAATGCCCGCAAGCAATAAGACAGCTCTGGAATGTGTTATGGAGGTGGATGAGGAACGCGTGCGATTAGAGAAACTCGCCGACGAATTGGTGGACTGCGACGAGGAAGATGCTCAG GAACAACTCATGGATGTATATGAGAGATTAGACGACATGTCCGCCGACACGGCGGAGGCTCGTGCTGCCCATATTTTACACGGTTTGGGTTTTACTGCAAAGATGCAAAGAACACCTACCAAAGACTTCTCGGGAGGTTGGAGAATGCGTATAGCCCTTGCTAG AGCATTATATGTAAAACCCCACCTGTTGTTACTCGACGAACCAACTAATCATCTCGACCTGGATGCCTGCGTGTGGCTGGAGGAGGAGCTGAAAACCTACAAACGAATTCTCGTCATTATTTCGCACTCGCAAGATTTCCTCAACGGCATTTGCACCAATATTATTCACGTCAATAAGAAACAGCTGAAATATTACACCGGTAATTACGAGGCGTTCGTGAAGACGAG AATGGAATTACTCGAGAATCAAGCGAAACAGTACAACTGGGAGCAGGATCAGATAGCGCACATGAAAAACTATATTGCCCGATTCGGTCACGGTTCGGCGAAATTAGCCAGGCAGGCTCAGTCGAAGGAGAAGACTTTAGCAAAAATGGTGGCGCAGGGCCTGACGGAGAAGGTTGTCAAcgacaaaatattaaacttcTATTTTCCATCGTGCGGAACGATCCCGCCGCCGGTTATCATGGTCCAGAACGTCAGTTTTCGCTACAACGACGACGCACCCTGGATATACAAAAATCTGGAATTCGGTATCGACTTGGACACTAGACTCGCACTGGTCGGGCCAAACGGGGCGGGAAAGAGTACATTGCTAAAGCTGTTATATGGTGAT TTGGTGCCGACAAGCGGAATGATTCGCAAGAACAGTCATCTCCGAATTGGCAGATATCATCAGCACTTGCACGAATTGTTGGACTTGGATATCTCGCCGCTCGATTACATGATGAAGGCTTTCCCCGAGGTCAAAGAACGCGAGGAAATGAGGAAGATTATTGGCCGTTACGGTCTAACTGGACGTCAACAAGTTTGTCCGATTCGTCAACTGTCGGACGGCCAACGCTGCCGAGTCGTGTTTGCCTGGTTGGCCTGGCAGGTGCCTCATCTGTTGCTGCTCGACGAGCCTACCAATCACTTGGACATGGAGACGATCGATGCACTCGCTGATGCCATTAACGACTTCGACGGCGGCATGGTTCTCGTATCGCACGACTTCAGATTGATTAATCAA GTTGCCGAAGAAATCTGGGTGTGCGAGAACGGCACAGTCACAAAGTGGAGTGGCAACATTCTGAATTACAAGGAACACCTGAAGAACAAAGTCCTGTCGGACAACCAGAAGAGACAGAAGGACCTGACGAGTCGCGGCAAATAA
- the LOC105287049 gene encoding uncharacterized protein LOC105287049 → MVPDQPDRYTLFSRVPSLSFHSSLATLCPYSLPFVRVSLGFALVLANFASPSKTRDAVDSDASSFSLEENVRSRAPKGETRRKTLVQINRRLSASAYTYLTRAEARARNARESDDPQASGTPLLFARFCLSLSFPLSLSLFLIFSPRSFYHDGERRQEESSGCSFLTSPYNATRESIRAPASSLFLSLSLSSLPSSFSFSLFLTQSLYLALSRSRTNHPSCSVFCPRPSVHSLSLFVPLALSLCRPPFGWGDPSPSIHPVRDASLSPSHPCARAHPSYTPLHPRYLGTLGRCTVCPSLSLSHPSPRVRASNGAAPPRGGSVKRMNERAPRR, encoded by the coding sequence ATGGTCCCGGACCAACCCGATCGATATACCCTTTTTTCGAGAgtgccttctctctctttccactCCTCTCTTGCCACTCTCTGTCCGTACTCTCTCCCTTTCGTACGTGTTTCACTTGGTTTCGCTCTCGTGCTCGCGAATTTCGCTTCACCCTCGAAGACGCGAGACGCGGTCGACAGCGACGCTTCTTCGTTCTCCCTTGAGGAGAatgtgcgctcgcgcgcaccgaAGGGAGAAACTCGAAGGAAAACGCTGGTGCAGATAAATCGTCGACTTTCCGCGAGCGCGTACACGTACCTGACGAGAGCGGAAGCACGAGCGCGGAACGCACGAGAGAGCGATGATCCGCAGGCGAGCGGCACTCCTCTCCTTTTCGCTCggttctgtctctctctttctttccctctctctctctctctctttctgattTTTTCCCCTCGCTCCTTCTACCACGACGGCGAAAGGAGGCAGGAGGAATCTTCCGGTTGCAGCTTTCTCACCTCACCGTATAACGCTACGCGGGAATCAATACGCGCGCCTGCCTCGagcctttttctctctctctctctctcctctcttccttcctctttctctttctctctgttcctcACTCAGTCTCTCTATCTCGCCCTCTCCCGCTCGCGCACTAACCACCCTTCCTGCTCTGTCTTTTGCCCTCGTCCGTCCGTTCACTCGCTCTCCCTCTTCGTccctcttgctctttctctctgtcgccCACCCTTTGGCTGGGGAGACCCCTCGCCGTCCATCCACCCCGTTCGCGACGCttcgctctctccctctcacccttgcgcgcgagcgcacccTTCGTACACGCCGCTTCACCCCCGCTACCTTGGCACTCTCGGACGGTGCACCGTATGTCCGTCCTTGTCCCTCTCTCACCCCTCGCCACGAGTACGAGCTTCAAACGGAGCTGCTCCTCCTCGTGGAGGTTCGGTGAAGCGAATGAACGAAAGAGCACCTCGACGATGA